In Pelmatolapia mariae isolate MD_Pm_ZW linkage group LG2, Pm_UMD_F_2, whole genome shotgun sequence, one DNA window encodes the following:
- the rgs14b gene encoding regulator of G-protein signaling 14 isoform X2 yields the protein MAKNSNSLEIPVGHMSQAVSDGDLNMSARGCGGSSTSLPGTPAGEHGPANSVMSWAVSFEKLLEDPFGVRYFTDFLKSEVSAENILFWQACEKFKKIPATSLDELKAEARSIYSTYLSESAPYSVNIDDTAKTEEKDLQQPTPDMFNKAQAQIFKLMKMDSYRRFVRSPLYQSCTLATVEGKGLPRLSNESPRMGSWEDVASRVPLREKKGKKSDPNSFLGGKSASEKQRQKRGSWGESHLSIKSTSSVELGSICRHMENGRSSPRSPELGGGGGSRVGLEGGYCCVYLPDGSASLAPTPNGQPIKDLLTSLCEKRGFPLKDVIIYLHGKDKQPLSLDQDCSVLRNQQVSLELRVTFALEIAFTGKTVGIMVKSSKTLQEALSVVLQKHNIKPQEALVTMVGSDEPMNLSTNVFSLANKTLRLDKIKGKEQTSISRGGGSAANQSQGGAASTGPEARSLGQDRAKAQPRSTKNREMDGFLDMLTRAQNSRVDDQRGLLTKEQLEVPSFLQLPTEQVQEPEDPSIASSSTTDSKAKSEDKNSAENSAEAAKKAPDSAKSKSPDVRETTV from the exons ATGGCGAAGAACAGCAATTCTTTAGAGATCCCTGTTGGCCACATG AGCCAGGCAGTGTCAGATGGAG ATTTGAACATGTCCGCACGCGGCTGTGGCGGCAGCAGCACCAGCCTTCCTGGGACTCCAGCCGGAGAGCACGGCCCAGCCAACAGTGTCATGAGCTGGGCCGTGTCATTTGAGAAACTGCTGGAGGACCCTTTTGGGGTCCGTTACTTTACG gaCTTCTTAAAGTCTGAGGTGAGCGCGGAGAACATTTTATTCTGGCAGGCTTGTGAAAAGTTCAAGAAGATTCCGGCCACTTCCTTGGATGAG CTGAAAGCAGAAGCTCGCTCAATCTACAGCACCTACCTGTCTGAGAGTGCTCCCTACTCGGTAAACATTGATGACACAGCAAAGACGGAGGAGAAGGACCTTCAGCAGCCTACACCTGACATGTTTAACAAAGCTCAAGCGCAG ATATTTAAGCTGATGAAAATGGACAGCTACAGGCGCTTTGTACGGTCCCCTCTTTATCAGAGctgcactttggcaacagtagAAGGCAAAGGCCTACCTCGGCTCTCCAATGAGTCTCCGCGCATGGGATCCTGGGAGGATGTGGCCTCCAGAGTCCCCTTAAGGGAAAAGAAG GGCAAGAAGTCAGACCCTAACAGCTTTCTAGGTGGTAAGAGTGCCTCAGAGAAACAGCGACAGAAAAGAGGATCCTGGGGAG AGTCCCATTTGTCCATTAAGTCGACCAGTAGTGTGGAGCTTGGCTCCATCTGCAGGCATATGGAG AATGGTCGCTCGAGTCCCCGCTCCCCTGAGCTGGGGGGTGGAGGTGGGAGTCGTGTAGGATTGGAGGGGGGATACTGCTGTGTCTACTTGCCTGATGGGAGTGCCTCCTTGGCACCCACACCTAATGGCCAGCCAATCAAAGACTTGCTGACTAGCCTTTGTGAGAAAAGAGGCTTCCCACTGAAAGATGTTATCATTTACCTTCATGGCAAGGACAAG CAACCATTATCGCTGGACCAAGACTGCTCCGTACTGAGAAATCAGCAGGTCTCTTTAGAGCTCAGAGTGACGTTTGC GCTGGAGATTGCCTTCACTGGTAAAACTGTGGGGATCATGGTGAAGTCTAGTAAGACACTGCAGGAAGCTCTCTCTGTGGTGCTGCAGAAGCACAATATTAAGCCACAAGAGGCCTTGGTCACCATG GTTGGAAGTGATGAGCCTATGAATCTGAGCACCAATGTGTTTAGTCTGGCCAATAAGACGCTCCGACTTGACAAAATCAAAG GCAAAGAGCAGACCAGCATTTCCAGAGGCGGCGGTTCTGCAGCCAACCAG TCCCAGGGAGGAGCAGCAAGTACAGGTCCAGAAGCCAGATCACTGGGCCAAGACAGAGCTAAGGCTCAGCCAAGGTCTACCAAGAACCGCGAGATGGACG GGTTCCTGGACATGCTGACGAGGGCTCAGAACTCCAGGGTGGATGATCAGCGAGGTCTTCTCAccaaagagcagctggaggTTCCTTCCTTCCTCCAGCTGCCCACAGAGCAGGTGCAGGAACCAGAGGATCCCAGTATAGCCAGCTCTTCCACTACTGACTCCAAAGCAAAATCTGAGGATAAGAATTCAGCTGAAAATTCAGCCGAAGCAGCGAAGAAAGCCCCCGACTCTGCTAAATCGAAATCCCCAGACGTGAGGGAAACAACAGTTTGA
- the rgs14b gene encoding regulator of G-protein signaling 14 isoform X1: MVTFNGVYNRFSRLAKVAAQKQQRKYNKLRAIASSILGNKKSQAVSDGDLNMSARGCGGSSTSLPGTPAGEHGPANSVMSWAVSFEKLLEDPFGVRYFTDFLKSEVSAENILFWQACEKFKKIPATSLDELKAEARSIYSTYLSESAPYSVNIDDTAKTEEKDLQQPTPDMFNKAQAQIFKLMKMDSYRRFVRSPLYQSCTLATVEGKGLPRLSNESPRMGSWEDVASRVPLREKKGKKSDPNSFLGGKSASEKQRQKRGSWGESHLSIKSTSSVELGSICRHMENGRSSPRSPELGGGGGSRVGLEGGYCCVYLPDGSASLAPTPNGQPIKDLLTSLCEKRGFPLKDVIIYLHGKDKQPLSLDQDCSVLRNQQVSLELRVTFALEIAFTGKTVGIMVKSSKTLQEALSVVLQKHNIKPQEALVTMVGSDEPMNLSTNVFSLANKTLRLDKIKGKEQTSISRGGGSAANQSQGGAASTGPEARSLGQDRAKAQPRSTKNREMDGFLDMLTRAQNSRVDDQRGLLTKEQLEVPSFLQLPTEQVQEPEDPSIASSSTTDSKAKSEDKNSAENSAEAAKKAPDSAKSKSPDVRETTV, encoded by the exons ATGGTTACTTTCAATGGAGTGTATAACAGGTTTTCTCGCCTGGCAAAAGTTGCAGCCCAAAAGCAGCAACGGAAATATAACAAACTGCGCGCCATAGCCAGCAGCATCTTGGGCAACAAGAAG AGCCAGGCAGTGTCAGATGGAG ATTTGAACATGTCCGCACGCGGCTGTGGCGGCAGCAGCACCAGCCTTCCTGGGACTCCAGCCGGAGAGCACGGCCCAGCCAACAGTGTCATGAGCTGGGCCGTGTCATTTGAGAAACTGCTGGAGGACCCTTTTGGGGTCCGTTACTTTACG gaCTTCTTAAAGTCTGAGGTGAGCGCGGAGAACATTTTATTCTGGCAGGCTTGTGAAAAGTTCAAGAAGATTCCGGCCACTTCCTTGGATGAG CTGAAAGCAGAAGCTCGCTCAATCTACAGCACCTACCTGTCTGAGAGTGCTCCCTACTCGGTAAACATTGATGACACAGCAAAGACGGAGGAGAAGGACCTTCAGCAGCCTACACCTGACATGTTTAACAAAGCTCAAGCGCAG ATATTTAAGCTGATGAAAATGGACAGCTACAGGCGCTTTGTACGGTCCCCTCTTTATCAGAGctgcactttggcaacagtagAAGGCAAAGGCCTACCTCGGCTCTCCAATGAGTCTCCGCGCATGGGATCCTGGGAGGATGTGGCCTCCAGAGTCCCCTTAAGGGAAAAGAAG GGCAAGAAGTCAGACCCTAACAGCTTTCTAGGTGGTAAGAGTGCCTCAGAGAAACAGCGACAGAAAAGAGGATCCTGGGGAG AGTCCCATTTGTCCATTAAGTCGACCAGTAGTGTGGAGCTTGGCTCCATCTGCAGGCATATGGAG AATGGTCGCTCGAGTCCCCGCTCCCCTGAGCTGGGGGGTGGAGGTGGGAGTCGTGTAGGATTGGAGGGGGGATACTGCTGTGTCTACTTGCCTGATGGGAGTGCCTCCTTGGCACCCACACCTAATGGCCAGCCAATCAAAGACTTGCTGACTAGCCTTTGTGAGAAAAGAGGCTTCCCACTGAAAGATGTTATCATTTACCTTCATGGCAAGGACAAG CAACCATTATCGCTGGACCAAGACTGCTCCGTACTGAGAAATCAGCAGGTCTCTTTAGAGCTCAGAGTGACGTTTGC GCTGGAGATTGCCTTCACTGGTAAAACTGTGGGGATCATGGTGAAGTCTAGTAAGACACTGCAGGAAGCTCTCTCTGTGGTGCTGCAGAAGCACAATATTAAGCCACAAGAGGCCTTGGTCACCATG GTTGGAAGTGATGAGCCTATGAATCTGAGCACCAATGTGTTTAGTCTGGCCAATAAGACGCTCCGACTTGACAAAATCAAAG GCAAAGAGCAGACCAGCATTTCCAGAGGCGGCGGTTCTGCAGCCAACCAG TCCCAGGGAGGAGCAGCAAGTACAGGTCCAGAAGCCAGATCACTGGGCCAAGACAGAGCTAAGGCTCAGCCAAGGTCTACCAAGAACCGCGAGATGGACG GGTTCCTGGACATGCTGACGAGGGCTCAGAACTCCAGGGTGGATGATCAGCGAGGTCTTCTCAccaaagagcagctggaggTTCCTTCCTTCCTCCAGCTGCCCACAGAGCAGGTGCAGGAACCAGAGGATCCCAGTATAGCCAGCTCTTCCACTACTGACTCCAAAGCAAAATCTGAGGATAAGAATTCAGCTGAAAATTCAGCCGAAGCAGCGAAGAAAGCCCCCGACTCTGCTAAATCGAAATCCCCAGACGTGAGGGAAACAACAGTTTGA
- the arl3l1 gene encoding ADP ribosylation factor like GTPase 3, like 1: protein MGEAQKGLLSVIEKLKGSTEQEVRIVLLGLDNAGKTTLLKSLASEDVNTITPTQGFNIKSVASHGMKLNVWDIGGQRKIRPFWKKYLENTDLLIYVIDSADKKRFEETGLELSELIDEENLKGVPLLIFANKQDLATASPASEIAEGLNLHTYRDREWQIQACSAVSGEGVQDGMNWICNNIVNKKK from the exons ATGGGAGAAGCTCAAAAG GGCTTACTCTCTGTCATAGAGAAACTGAAGGGATCCACAGAGCAGGAGGTCAGGATAGTGCTTCTAGGATTGGACAACGCTGGCAAGACCACCCTGCTGAAAAGCCTCGCCTCTGAGGATGTGAACACTATCACGCCAACGCAG gGCTTCAACATAAAGAGTGTTGCCTCCCATGGGATGAAACTTAACGTTTGGGACATAGGAGGACAAAGAAAGATCAGGCCCTTCTGGAAAAAGTATCTGGAAAACACAGACTTGTTG ATTTATGTTATTGACAGTGCGGACAAGAAGCGTTTTGAAGAGACGGGGCTG gAGCTGTCCGAGCTGATTGACGAGGAGAATTTGAAAGGCGTTCCGCTGCTCATCTTTGCCAATAAGCAGGATCTGGCCACAGCATCACCGGCCAGCGAGATCGCCGAGGGGCTCAACCTGCACACATACCGGGACCGCGAGTGGCAGATTCAGGCCTGCTCTGCCGTTTCTGGCGAGGGAGTTCAG GATGGGATGAACTGGATTTGTAACAACATTGTGAATAAGAAGAAGTGA